Proteins found in one Sorghum bicolor cultivar BTx623 chromosome 1, Sorghum_bicolor_NCBIv3, whole genome shotgun sequence genomic segment:
- the LOC8080442 gene encoding uncharacterized protein LOC8080442 isoform X2, producing MSHPGKFVSVNLNRSYGQPAPSSHHGGGGGGGRPSRPAGAGSSAGGGMVVLSRPRGASSLAKPQAPKLSVPPPLNLPSLRKEHERFDGSAAAAGGGVASAPPRSGGPAAGWTKPAPASEKPPGSAALPGGVARPPSYGFAEKAVVLRGEDFPSLKAAVAPPTPPQPAQRPKDADGARVGTPEGRPGPLGMRPQVTTSRATEPLASGGSLGPGGRTSAERVQKPDLGPLPMVRLRYDSDWADDERDTELSLPERDSRERGFGRTEAMLPGRDLYGAMREPFKKELFGRDVAATNKEGGQDGLWRSPVSNQHDRERTDGRPYSGGRGSSGPAGGSKDVWSNSKEPLMRGYGQNGVEQYGTTRVGEAASERYGDSSNNWPRLNSFQNNVGSKVQPFGGNKGSLINDTVAKFGREKRLTGSPAKPLIEDSGFDSISAVNLTAIKKKKEAAKPADFHDPARESFEAELDRILRVQEQERQRVMEEQERAREVARKQEEERERLIREEEERQRLVEEQAKQAAWQAEQERLEAAKRAEEQRIAREEERKRIAMEEERRREAARQKLLELEAKIARRQAESNIGSARAVNDEFIPGDVKDRDLSHSANFGDKNDIDKMNECINTSAPLESSSLNRFSEIVPRVHTLTDGRSSFIDRENAYYSSRAAFPEQENVHHSPRRDPFAAKRGNFPKKDLNDGFGSVSVRQPSTGRTTDSPWALEDFHHEKVPRWDAPRDIDRFSKQSDFDNGLFNSDRFGDTAWLPSSSHGSLNVQQGDRMFQSPDVNELSSFTRPRYSMRQPRVLPPPMVTSVHRSSMGASARHINSSFVDGGNGEGSGRDDVQIMQGQYGSAYQEASRQHGIRPDHISVNEHQIVDRKSPVLGSQSSLSVSSPPSSPPHVSHDEMDVSGDSPALPTSADGERTVLSDNDHAALTVDADNTSRIAASGVPHLEDDEWSSVNNDDRRKQDEYDEDNDSYQEDEINEADDENIDLDDEFLEGQNTPVELEPVILGFDEGVQVEIPPNSQLELVSVRSTERTVGVHLNSGVAEQANVSGSVVHSDPVTEAEKALHALTFDRVNALTEDSNGEPSNSLGTPASSSQLPQASSAGPIFSSASAVVGQNEVPVSLQFGLFTGPPLIPTPVPAIQIGSIQMPIHLHNQFNPSLSHMHPSTTPLYQFGQLRYVRPIAPSAQSLPSQAIRPAHSSIPAQHTLNQNASSVLPELMDGDTNQNIPAQASSSTFITKSAATKLPLGMDNSNSQYLNSPANNEMAGVEGFHGQVDRESTEGTIPSVRNQDHSLKRNYRPTSNNVESSQYGLEGRAMGEPKAPGVVSDRRGRRYGYAVKDINMRSTGSVVEPSHSHKDSKGGFQRRARRNVRRTEFRVRENVEKNQSETSESFCHGEQDEMTSSNGTRDAPARNTNRRELDMNKASRINEASDQSVSFRSTHNVPHERSHGGNKKSRTGAVPDGDTTSLQAGAVRVVKQQGIEVPVDADGFIEVRSKRQIMSVRREQREKENRSKMRMAKAPRKQHSVSLQSSVGPSVNKRAAPSSGEVKKKVSSGSAITVEGKIVDYAESSVPLMGDTASMDLIGPPSTNAETHTNCFANQPIQIQTSTDLVSSSPANLVSGLSEDNNKGASISTPFNMVSWDNSQINQQVMPLTQTQLEEAMRPAKFEQQAGSGFSLESNNALSPTVTTEKVFPSSASPINSLLAGEKIQFGAVTSPTMLPPVSRTVSSGLGAPGSSRPDMKIDRGLPSDNSGPDKAKSKELCPSTEDAEAEAEAAASAVAVAAISTDEGSPADATTASAPDNKSFTSKDLSGLTSGRARTGQAGQSSTEEPLTVALPADLSVDTPSMSLWPPIASPQASGPMLSQFHGAQPSHFSCFDMNSMLGGHIFAFGPSDESAGSQGQHPQRSNALPSAPLGAWPQCHSGVDSFYRPPTGYAGPFITPGGIPGVQGPPHMVVYNHFAPVGQFGQMGLGFMGATYIPGDKQPDWKQSQGPPIVGVSQSDPNSQNMVSGQVNAPSVPAPVPHLRPTSIMPIPSPLTMFDIAPFQTSTDIQMQTCWPHMPVPPLHSVPLSVALQQHPVEGTATQQFVHNVPVDKSSTNNRFQESSVSAGPSDGNKTFLNAAASQYRDELGLVQQPASTSSSSQTVQPSFGQAGVISNEVSTSAKVTVRATPSKVNPGTAAGVASNTNGPQVTSIPSKTHQSSSSSDQQYQHPVNNQDRRARATQKAGTGNEWQRRSGYQGRNQGSGSDRSSGTGRMKQIYVAKPSSTSGHAPSG from the exons ATGTCGCACCCCGGCAAGTTTGTCTCCGTCAACCTCAACCGATCCTACGGCCAGCCCGCTCCCTCATCACAccatggcggcggtggcggcggcggccggccctCCCGCCCTGCCGGCGCCGGCTCCTCAGCCGGCGGTGGCATGGTGGTGCTCTCCCGCCCGCGTGGAGCCTCCTCACTCGCCAAGCCGCAGGCGCCCAAGCTCTCCGTCCCGCCGCCGCTCAACCTACCATCGCTCCGCAAGGAGCACGAGCGATTCGACGGCTCGGCGGCCGCTGCGGGGGGCGGGGTCGCCTCGGCCCCGCCTCGATCCGGCGGGCCTGCTGCCGGctggaccaagcccgccccggcGTCCGAGAAGCCTCCTGGCTCTGCAGCGCTTCCTGGCGGCGTCGCCAGGCCACCGTCATATGGGTTTGCGGAGAAAGCCGTCGTCTTGCGCGGGGAAGACTTCCCGTCCTTGAAAGCAGCTGTTGCCCCACCAACACCTCCGCAGCCTGCGCAGCGGCCGAAGGATGCTGATGGGGCGCGGGTCGGCACCCCAGAGGGGCGTCCAGGACCTCTTGGGATGCGGCCGCAGGTGACAACCTCACGGGCCACTGAGCCACTGGCCTCTGGTGGCAGCTTGGGACCTGGTGGCCGCACTTCCGCTGAGAGGGTGCAGAAGCCTGATCTGGGGCCGCTTCCGATGGTCCGGCTTAGGTATGATTCTGACTGGGCTGATGACGAGCGTGACACAGAGCTGAGCCTTCCAGAGCGGGACAGCAGGGAGAGGGGATTTGGCAGGACTGAGGCCATGCTTCCAGGGCGCGACCTTTATGGAGCAATGAGGGAGCCCTTCAAAAAGGAGCTGTTTGGGAGAGATGTGGCTGCAACAAATAAAGAAGGTGGGCAGGACGGCCTGTGGCGATCTCCTGTGTCAAACCAACACGATAGGGAGCGAACAGATGGCCGACCGTACAGTGGTGGCAGAGGAAGCAGTGGCCCTGCCGGTGGCTCCAAGGATGTGTGGAGTAATAGTAAGGAGCCTCTTATGCGTGGCTATGGTCAAAATGGGGTGGAACAGTATGGAACTACACGAGTTGGGGAAGCTGCTAGTGAGCGTTACGGCGACAGTTCAAATAACTGGCCTAGGTTGAATTCTTTCCAGAATAATGTTGGTTCCAAAGTGCAACCCTTTGGTGGTAATAAAGGGTCTTTAATTAATGATACAGTGGCAAAATTTGGTAGGGAGAAACGGCTGACTGGTTCCCCTGCTAAGCCTTTAATAGAGGATAGTGGTTTTGACAGCATTTCTGCTGTTAACTTGACTGCAATAAAGAAGAAAAAAGAAGCAGCTAAACCAGCTGATTTTCATGACCCAGCAAGGGAGTCGTTTGAGGCAGAGCTTGATAGGATCTTGAGGGTACAGGAGCAGGAGAGACAACGGGTAATGGAAGAACAGGAAAGGGCCAGAGAAGTTGCTCGGAAGCAAGAAGAGGAACGGGAGAGGCTGATccgagaggaggaggagaggcaaCGTCTGGTGGAGGAGCAGGCAAAGCAGGCAGCTTGGCAAGCTGAGCAAGAGAGGCTGGAAGCTGCTAAAAGGGCTGAGGAGCAGAGAATTGCCAGGGAGGAGGAAAGGAAGAGGATTGCCATGGAGGAGGAGCGGCGTAGGGAGGCAGCGCGTCAGAAGCTCCTAGAATTGGAGGCAAAAATTGCTAGAAGACAAGCAGAATCAAACATTGGCAGCGCAAGAGCTGTTAATGATGAATTTATTCCTGGAGATGTCAAGGACAGAGACCTGTCACACTCTGCTAACTTTGGTGACAAAAATGATATTGACAAAATGAACGAGTGCATCAATACCTCAGCACCATTGGAATCCTCTAGTCTTAACAGGTTCAGTGAGATAGTTCCAAGGGTGCACACTCTTACGGATGGACGCTCTTCGTTTATTGATAGAGAAAATGCATACTATAGTTCAAGGGCTGCATTTCCAGAACAAGAGAATGTGCATCATAGTCCACGGCGTGATCCTTTTGCTGCAAAGAGGGGAAATTTCCCTAAGAAAGATCTTAATGATGGATTTGGGAGTGTTTCGGTTAGGCAACCTTCAACAGGCCGAACAACTGATTCTCCATGGGCACTCGAAGATTTCCATCATGAAAAGGTTCCACGATGGGATGCACCTAGGGACATTGACCGTTTCAGTAAACAATCTGACTTTGATAATGGGCTTTTTAACAGCGACAGGTTTGGAGATACAGCTTGGCTGCCTAGTAGTTCTCATGGAAGCCTCAATGTTCAACAAGGAGATAGGATGTTTCAGAGTCCTGATGTTAATGAATTGTCTTCTTTTACCAGACCACGCTACTCTATGCGGCAACCACGTGTCCTTCCACCCCCAATGGTGACTTCTGTGCACAGAAGTTCAATGGGTGCTTCAGCTCGACATATCAATTCATCTTTTGTGGATGGTGGGAATGGAGAGGGTTCTGGTAGAGATGATGTGCAGATTATGCAGGGTCAATATGGAAGTGCATACCAAGAGGCATCTCGCCAGCATGGGATACGACCTGACCACATTTCTGTCAATGAGCACCAAATTGTGGACAGAAAAAGCCCTGTATTGGGTTCACAATCTTCTCTTTCTGTTTCAAGCCCTCCTAGCTCTCCTCCACATGTTTCGCATGATGAGATGGATGTATCTGGTGATTCTCCTGCGTTACCGACTTCTGCTGATGGTGAACGAACGGTGCTCTCTGACAACGACCATGCAGCTCTGACTGTAGATGCAGACAATACAAGCAGAATTGCTGCCTCAGGAGTGCCCCACTTGGAGGATGATGAATGGTCAAGTGTAAACAATGATGATAGGCGAAAACAGGATGAATATGATGAAGACAATGATAGCTACCAGGAAGATGAAATCAATGAAGCTGATGATGAGAATATAGACTTGGATGATGAGTTCTTAGAGGGGCAGAATACGCCTGTAGAATTGGAACCAGTTATACTTGGATTTGATGAGGGCGTGCAGGTTGAAATTCCACCGAATAGTCAACTTGAATTAGTTTCTGTGAGGAGCACTGAAAGGACAGTTGGAGTACATCTAAACTCAGGAGTTGCAGAGCAAGCGAATGTCAGTGGTTCAGTTGTCCATTCTGATCCTGTTACTGAAGCAGAGAAAGCACTACATGCATTGACTTTTGATCGTGTAAATGCCCTGACAGAAGACAGTAATGGGGAGCCATCAAATAGCTTAGGGACACCTGCTTCAAGTTCCCAGTTACCTCAGGCATCTTCTGCAGGTCCTATTTTTTCGTCAGCTTCAGCAGTAGTTGGGCAGAATGAAGTACCTGTTAGCCTCCAATTTGGTTTGTTTACAGGTCCTCCTCTAATTCCAACTCCAGTTCCAGCCATTCAAATTGGTTCCATACAGATGCCAATCCATCTCCACAATCAGTTTAACCCATCTCTGTCTCACATGCACCCTTCAACAACCCCTTTATATCAGTTTGGCCAGTTAAGGTATGTCCGTCCTATCGCCCCGAGTGCTCAATCGCTGCCTTCTCAGGCCATACGCCCTGCACATTCTTCCATACCAGCTCAACATACATTGAATCAGAATGCATCCAGTGTTCTACCTGAGCTAATGGATGGAGATACAAACCAGAACATCCCAGCTCAGGCAAGCTCATCCACCTTTATCACTAAATCAGCAGCAACCAAGCTTCCCCTTGGAATGGACAATTCAAACTCTCAGTATCTCAATTCCCCTGCAAACAATGAGATGGCTGGTGTGGAGGGATTTCATGGCCAGGTGGACAGAGAATCTACTGAGGGTACAATTCCTAGTGTGAGGAATCAAGATCACTCTTTGAAGAGGAATTACAGACCTACCTCCAACAATGTAGAATCTTCTCAATATGGTTTGGAGGGGAGAGCCATGGGTGAACCAAAGGCTCCTGGTGTTGTCTCTGATAGAAGGGGTAGGAGATATGGTTATGCTGTTAAAGACATTAACATGAGATCTACTGGCTCAGTTGTTGAACCTTCTCATTCTCATAAAGATTCCAAAGGAGGATTCCAGAGAAGGGCTCGTAGGAATGTAAGACGGACTGAGTTTAGAGTTCGGGAAAACGTCGAGAAGAATCAAAGTGAAACTTCTGAATCATTTTGCCATGGTGAACAAGACGAGATGACATCCTCCAATGGAACTAGAGATGCTCCCGCGAGAAATACTAATAGAAGGGAACTTGATATGAACAAGGCTTCTAGGATAAATGAAGCAAGTGATCAGAGTGTCTCATTTAGAAGTACGCACAATGTTCCTCATGAGAGATCTCATGGTGGGAACAAGAAGTCTAGAACAGGTGCTGTCCCTGATGGAGATACTACCTCATTGCAAGCTGGAGCTGTTCGTGTTGTGAAGCAGCAAGGCATTGAGGTCCCTGTTGATGCAGATGGCTTCATTGAAGTAAGGTCCAAAAGACAAATCATGAGTGTGAGGAGAGAGCAGAGGGAGAAAGAAAATAGATCCAAGATGAGGATGGCAAAG GCTCCCCGCAAACAGCATAGTGTTTCCCTACAAAGCTCAGTTGGTCCTAGTGTGAATAAGCGAGCAGCTCCTTCGAGTGGAGAAGTTAAAAAGAAAGTTTCTTCTGGTTCTGCCATCACAGTAGAAGGAAAAATTGTTGACTATGCTGAATCTTCGGTTCCATTGATGGGTGATACGGCTTCCATGGACCTCATAGGGCCACCTTCAACCAATGCAGAAACTCATACAAACTGCTTTGCCAATCA GCCTATCCAGATCCAGACATCCACTGACTTGGTCTCCTCCAGTCCTGCAAACCTTGTGAGTGGCTTATCTGAAGACAACAATAAAGGGGCATCTATTAGTACTCCATTTAACATGGTTTCCTGGGATAATTCACAAATAAACCAGCAG GTTATGCCATTAACTCAAACTCAACTTGAAGAAGCTATGAGACCAGCTAAATTTGAACAGCAGGCTGGGTCTGGTTTTTCTTTGGAGTCCAACAATGCTTTGTCTCCCACAGTAACCACAGAAAAGGTGTTCCCTTCATCTGCTAGTCCTATTAACTCCCTTCTGGCTGGAGAGAAGATTCAATTTG GGGCAGTAACCTCGCCAACCATGCTACCGCCAGTCAGCCGAACTGTTTCAAGTGGTCTTGGAGCTCCAGGttcatctaggcctgatatgaAGATTGATCGAGGCTTGCCTAGCGACAACAGTGGTCCTGATAAGGCGAAGTCCAAGGAATTATGTCCGAGTACCGAGGATGCAGAAGCAGAGGCTGAAGCAGCTGCTTCTGCTGTGGCTGTGGCAGCTATTAGCACTGATGAGGGATCTCCAGCTGATGCAACTACAGCATCTGCTCCAGACAACAAGAGCTTTACAAGCAAGGATCTCAGTGGGTTAACATCAGGAA GGGCAAGAACAGGTCAAGCTGGTCAATCGTCCACCGAAGAGCCACTCACAGTTGCTCTTCCTGCAGACTTATCGGTTGATACTCCATCCATGTCCTTGTGGCCTCCTATAGCCAGTCCACAAGCATCAGGGCCAATGCTTTCTCAGTTTCATGGTGCACAGCCATCCCACTTTTCCTGCTTTGATATGAATTCAATGTTAGGAGggcacatttttgcatttggcccAAGTGACGAATCTGCTGGATCTCAAGGTCAGCACCCTCAAAGAAGCAATGCATTGCCTTCCGCACCATTGGGAGCTTGGCCACAGTGTCATTCTGGGGTAGACTCTTTCTACCGTCCTCCAACTGGATACGCTGGTCCTTTTATTACTCCAGGAGGGATCCCAGGCGTGCAAGGTCCCCCACATATGGTGGTCTATAACCACTTCGCCCCAGTAGGGCAATTTGGTCAGATGGGACTTGGTTTTATGGGAGCCACTTATATCCCTGGTGACAAGCAGCCTGATTGGAAGCAAAGCCAAGGACCACCTATTGTTGGTGTAAGCCAGAGTGATCCAAACAGCCAGAATATGGTGTCTGGTCAAGTAAATGCTCCTAGTGTTCCTGCTCCAGTTCCACATCTACGCCCAACTTCTATCATGCCAATCCCGTCTCCGTTGACCATGTTCGACATTGCTCCTTTCCAG ACATCTACAGACATACAGATGCAAACGTGTTGGCCACATATGCCTGTACCTCCTCTACACTCGGTTCCATTATCAGTTGCACTTCAGCAGCATCCAGTAGAGGGTACAGCCACACAACAGTTCGTTCATAACGTGCCAGTAGACAAGTCCAGTACAAATAACCGATTTCAGGAGTCCTCTGTTTCTGCTGGACCATCAGATGGTAACAAGACCTTCCTAAATGCAGCTGCCTCCCAGTACAGAGATGAGTTAGGTCTTGTCCAACAGCCAGCCTCAACTAGTTCAAGCTCCCAAACTGTTCAGCCTTCATTTGGCCAGGCAGGCGTGATCAGCAATGAAGTCTCGACCAGTGCCAAAGTCACGGTTAGAGCAACCCCATCTAAAGTCAACCCTGGAACTGCAGCAGGGGTTGCTAGCAACACGAATGGTCCTCAGGTCACCAGCATACCTTCCAAGACCCAtcagtcgtcgtcgtcatcagacCAGCAGTACCAGCATCCAGTTAACAATCAGGATCGCCGGGCCCGTGCGACCCAAAAGGCTGGTACTGGTAATGAGTGGCAACGGCGATCAGGGTACCAGGGTAGGAATCAAGGTTCTGGTTCCGACAGGAGTTCAGGCACTGGTAGGATGAAGCAGATCTACGTTGCGAAACCCTCGTCGACAAGTGGCCATGCCCCATCAGGCTAG